One window from the genome of Chloroflexota bacterium encodes:
- a CDS encoding M23 family metallopeptidase has protein sequence MTLRSTAPRILLLALLLASAAPLAARADGPDYDIPRNWILPWACGEEHLVTWDWDDHWANGRVRGLAIDFRMATGTPVLAPAAGTAYFRTDTSARASNLGNYVDLYVGDCWLIRLAHLRDAQSGSRKVLAGEQIGVSGSSGASAPHLHLEILVKRFNAWWDQPDLSQMTDLFGHPLDDLREGNWVANDTCPGAPALGGDPIVEPQTAPLGEPVVIAVTIRNTAWTPLAFEAMQITATGPAGQEIRGETRGTWRLDGTAQVTVRVSLWPSHAGTWQLGHVACISGAQRYELPSGGTFEVLDSPLRVVSLDVPPTAKMGQNLSVTVKVQNTGYQDILADDLEIRGVQPDGKPFIARLWGPAWIKAGATSQFTLTSELVAAAIGTWRLTEIGYIKEGHPFTLGQVQGQTVVSGASPSVEELRAFSSPGRITVIFRLKNDGSEPFAPDSIEVWGWKPDGVESFHAQSTNPISVLPGRSAVIALSTETDEIAGNWQIAEVGYWLGGAFYRLEVDELPEVWVR, from the coding sequence ATGACCCTTCGAAGCACCGCACCGCGAATATTGCTGCTCGCATTGCTGCTGGCATCCGCGGCCCCGCTTGCCGCCCGCGCTGATGGCCCTGACTATGACATCCCCCGCAATTGGATTCTGCCCTGGGCCTGCGGCGAGGAGCACCTGGTCACCTGGGATTGGGATGACCACTGGGCAAATGGCCGAGTTCGTGGTTTAGCCATTGATTTTCGAATGGCCACAGGGACGCCTGTCCTGGCCCCCGCGGCGGGGACGGCGTATTTCCGCACCGACACGAGCGCCAGAGCCAGCAACCTGGGGAACTATGTGGACCTATACGTGGGCGATTGTTGGCTGATCCGTCTCGCTCATCTGCGCGATGCGCAATCTGGCAGCCGCAAGGTCCTGGCCGGCGAGCAAATCGGGGTCTCTGGTTCCTCGGGTGCATCGGCACCACACCTGCACCTGGAGATCTTGGTCAAGCGCTTTAATGCCTGGTGGGACCAGCCAGACCTCAGCCAGATGACGGACCTTTTCGGTCACCCGCTGGACGATCTCAGGGAGGGCAACTGGGTTGCCAACGACACCTGCCCCGGCGCCCCTGCCTTAGGCGGTGATCCAATCGTGGAACCACAGACCGCACCACTTGGCGAGCCAGTCGTCATCGCTGTAACGATCCGCAACACCGCTTGGACGCCGCTGGCTTTCGAGGCCATGCAGATAACAGCCACCGGCCCTGCGGGGCAAGAAATCCGCGGCGAGACCAGGGGCACCTGGCGCCTGGACGGCACGGCGCAGGTAACCGTGAGAGTCTCCCTCTGGCCCAGTCATGCGGGAACTTGGCAACTCGGGCACGTGGCCTGCATCTCCGGCGCACAACGCTATGAATTGCCCTCCGGCGGCACTTTTGAAGTGCTGGACTCGCCACTCCGAGTGGTGAGCCTAGATGTACCACCCACCGCAAAAATGGGGCAGAACCTCTCCGTCACCGTGAAGGTCCAGAACACGGGATATCAGGATATATTGGCAGATGACTTGGAGATCCGAGGCGTACAGCCTGATGGTAAGCCCTTTATTGCCCGCCTGTGGGGTCCGGCATGGATCAAAGCGGGGGCTACGTCGCAATTCACCCTGACCAGCGAACTGGTTGCTGCAGCGATTGGAACCTGGAGGCTGACGGAGATCGGCTACATAAAAGAGGGGCATCCCTTTACTCTGGGCCAGGTTCAAGGCCAGACAGTAGTTTCTGGGGCCTCGCCTTCAGTGGAGGAGCTACGCGCCTTCTCCTCGCCAGGCCGGATCACAGTTATCTTCCGTCTGAAGAACGATGGAAGTGAGCCTTTTGCGCCGGATAGCATCGAGGTCTGGGGATGGAAGCCCGACGGTGTGGAGAGTTTCCACGCACAGTCAACTAACCCGATCTCCGTGTTACCCGGCCGCTCTGCTGTGATCGCGTTGAGCACCGAGACGGATGAGATAGCCGGCAACTGGCAGATCGCGGAAGTCGGTTATTGGCTCGGTGGCGCATTTTACCGTTTGGAAGTGGACGAATTACCAGAAGTGTGGGTGCGATAA
- a CDS encoding bifunctional metallophosphatase/5'-nucleotidase, whose protein sequence is MKTKKFTILHSNDMHGDFFAELKGAEGRLVGGLSILSGYINKVRREEENVLYIISGDMVRGSLIDSEYKGISTIEIMNYLAPDVVTLGNHEFDYGLPHLLFLEKMANFPIVNANLYIRKYQKRLMRPYLIINKAGFDILFIGVITESVLDALQMDGEIASFISLEEASAEVGKICNAYKDEDIDLTILLTHIGFDSDKELAALLKPEWGVDMIIGGHSHTILEQPVMVNNVLIAQAGVGTDQIGRFDIVVDDDTNSIVEYKWQLIPVDNRLAEPDAELQRYIDSFKEVVDRKYNTIICKFAQKLTHPRREEETALGNLFADIFAERAQVDVALIGSGSIRAPELGPLVTLGNLKAVFPYDGPLFKCVVTGAQLKRIFAYVMRAENRTGEGDCYQINRGVRAVYDERNRRLESLTVQGQPVQDDRRYTICLQDYHYKNSAKKISLTNEELAALEPPRVVTTSVCDVLEEYLRGHQNLNSKVEGRLVYKNIPSA, encoded by the coding sequence ATGAAAACCAAGAAATTCACCATCTTGCACTCAAATGACATGCACGGGGATTTCTTCGCAGAACTCAAAGGGGCTGAAGGCCGCCTTGTCGGTGGACTGTCCATACTCTCCGGCTATATCAACAAGGTGCGAAGGGAAGAAGAAAATGTCCTGTACATCATCTCGGGCGACATGGTACGGGGGTCGCTGATTGACTCTGAATACAAAGGAATCTCCACCATCGAGATCATGAACTACCTGGCGCCGGATGTCGTTACACTGGGGAACCACGAGTTTGATTACGGGCTTCCCCACCTGCTCTTCCTCGAGAAGATGGCTAATTTCCCCATTGTTAACGCCAACCTGTATATCCGCAAGTACCAGAAGAGGCTGATGCGCCCATACCTCATCATAAACAAGGCAGGTTTTGACATCCTGTTCATTGGCGTCATCACCGAATCCGTCTTGGACGCATTGCAGATGGATGGAGAAATTGCCAGTTTCATTTCGTTAGAGGAAGCAAGCGCCGAGGTGGGGAAAATATGCAATGCTTACAAAGATGAGGACATTGACCTGACCATCCTTCTCACCCACATCGGCTTCGACTCGGACAAAGAACTGGCAGCGCTGCTGAAACCGGAGTGGGGTGTGGATATGATTATCGGCGGCCACTCCCATACCATTCTCGAGCAACCAGTGATGGTCAACAACGTTCTGATTGCGCAGGCGGGTGTCGGCACAGACCAAATCGGGCGGTTCGACATCGTGGTGGACGATGATACCAACAGTATCGTAGAGTACAAATGGCAACTCATCCCAGTAGACAACCGCCTTGCCGAACCGGACGCCGAACTGCAGCGTTATATTGACTCATTCAAAGAAGTCGTGGACAGGAAATATAACACGATCATCTGCAAGTTCGCGCAGAAACTAACGCACCCGCGGCGGGAGGAAGAAACAGCGCTGGGGAACCTATTCGCGGACATCTTTGCCGAGCGAGCCCAGGTGGACGTAGCGTTGATCGGCAGTGGCTCTATCCGGGCACCCGAGTTGGGCCCACTGGTTACCTTGGGCAACCTGAAGGCTGTCTTCCCGTATGATGGCCCGCTTTTCAAGTGCGTCGTCACTGGCGCGCAGTTGAAGAGGATCTTCGCCTACGTTATGCGGGCCGAAAATAGGACGGGTGAGGGAGATTGCTATCAGATCAATAGAGGCGTCCGTGCAGTTTACGATGAAAGGAATAGGAGGCTGGAGTCGCTGACCGTCCAAGGCCAACCGGTGCAAGACGACAGACGCTATACCATCTGCCTGCAGGATTATCATTACAAGAATTCCGCTAAGAAGATCAGTCTGACAAATGAAGAACTGGCCGCTCTTGAGCCCCCGCGTGTTGTCACGACGTCGGTCTGTGATGTGCTCGAGGAATACCTGCGGGGACACCAGAATCTGAACAGCAAGGTCGAAGGGAGGCTGGTGTACAAAAATATCCCATCAGCCTGA
- a CDS encoding sulfotransferase, whose protein sequence is MKIIIAGHPRGGTTWFAHLLRAHPKLRLVLEPFNHTRNQSMELHGLRGEIIHRLGEWRQTDTDVYGRIRRRLGQGVLDRYAAACCEYERNLPWVPSAALTEAQRQALADMVNVFFQATQADGFKAVWAGLKLPVFYEAVRALDPDTRLIFLQRDFDGVLASCHRRDFWYWFETPHHNLYAHRASLSPDCRLIADAFGDWTLPPQRLYTCWLVLNYNDIQDTERCGGLVMRYSDLTQDCLTTVERVLRHLGLEVTQQVQCAARNTNRDASDNPYDARRDLSRLRRENEEIASAYDGLLREARRRTLALRRYVSRPELLEALAP, encoded by the coding sequence ATGAAGATCATCATCGCCGGCCACCCTCGTGGGGGCACTACCTGGTTCGCCCACCTGTTACGGGCACATCCGAAACTCCGCTTGGTACTGGAGCCGTTCAACCACACTCGCAACCAGAGCATGGAACTGCACGGTCTGAGGGGCGAAATCATCCATCGCTTGGGCGAATGGAGACAGACAGATACCGATGTGTACGGGAGGATTCGCCGCCGACTGGGCCAGGGAGTGCTGGATCGTTACGCCGCCGCGTGCTGTGAGTACGAGCGGAATCTGCCCTGGGTTCCCTCAGCGGCACTCACAGAGGCGCAACGCCAGGCATTGGCAGATATGGTCAACGTTTTCTTTCAGGCCACCCAGGCGGATGGGTTCAAAGCAGTGTGGGCGGGGTTGAAACTGCCCGTCTTCTACGAGGCTGTCCGCGCCCTTGACCCAGACACGCGACTGATCTTCCTCCAGCGCGACTTCGACGGCGTCCTGGCTTCCTGCCACAGGCGAGATTTCTGGTACTGGTTCGAAACGCCCCACCATAACCTCTATGCCCACCGGGCATCCCTCTCGCCCGACTGTCGCCTGATCGCCGATGCCTTTGGCGATTGGACCCTGCCCCCGCAGCGCCTCTACACCTGCTGGTTGGTGCTCAACTACAACGACATCCAGGACACGGAGCGTTGCGGTGGGCTGGTGATGCGCTACTCTGACCTAACACAAGATTGCCTGACCACAGTGGAAAGAGTTCTGCGCCACCTGGGCCTGGAGGTAACTCAGCAGGTACAATGCGCTGCTCGGAACACGAATCGCGATGCCAGCGATAACCCATACGATGCGCGGCGCGATCTATCTCGCCTTCGGCGTGAGAACGAGGAGATCGCCAGTGCTTACGATGGCCTGCTTCGTGAGGCGCGCCGCCGGACCTTGGCGCTGCGGAGATATGTCAGTCGACCAGAGTTGTTGGAGGCATTGGCGCCGTAA
- a CDS encoding SDR family oxidoreductase, which produces MRLRGKVAIVTGAGRGIGEAIARLFAAEGAAVTLAARTEADIRRVADEIRVAGGRALPLPTDVSIAAQVQQMVQATIAAFHRLDILVNNAGTGVFATVPDTSEEDWDRTIAVNLKGTFLCCKYTVPAMIHCGGGVIISIGSTRGMSGYPAAAAYAASKAGVINLTRCLALDHVKQGIRAVCICPGSISTGNLQRFNEAYGDEAKYREFLASLEPEERAYYESIAAAPERLRWAREGRSPMGRRGLPEEVARVALFLASEEASFVNGAVITVDGGTMAGAG; this is translated from the coding sequence ATGAGACTCAGGGGTAAAGTCGCCATTGTGACAGGGGCGGGCCGAGGCATCGGTGAAGCCATCGCCAGGCTTTTCGCCGCCGAAGGCGCAGCGGTGACATTAGCGGCCCGGACGGAGGCCGATATACGCCGTGTCGCCGATGAGATTCGCGTTGCGGGTGGCCGGGCTTTGCCTTTGCCCACCGATGTGTCCATTGCCGCGCAAGTGCAGCAAATGGTGCAGGCCACCATTGCCGCTTTCCACCGACTGGACATCTTGGTGAACAACGCGGGTACAGGCGTTTTCGCTACTGTGCCCGATACGTCCGAAGAGGATTGGGACCGCACTATCGCCGTCAACCTCAAGGGCACATTTCTATGCTGCAAGTACACGGTGCCGGCGATGATCCACTGCGGTGGGGGCGTGATCATCAGCATTGGTTCGACGCGCGGGATGAGCGGCTATCCAGCTGCCGCTGCCTACGCCGCATCCAAGGCTGGTGTCATCAACTTGACGCGCTGCCTGGCCCTGGATCACGTGAAACAAGGTATCCGTGCAGTCTGCATTTGCCCTGGATCTATCAGCACGGGCAATTTGCAGCGCTTCAATGAGGCCTACGGCGATGAAGCGAAGTACCGTGAATTCCTGGCCTCCTTGGAGCCCGAGGAGCGAGCCTATTACGAAAGCATCGCCGCTGCCCCGGAGCGTCTGCGCTGGGCCCGGGAGGGCCGCAGTCCGATGGGTCGGCGCGGGCTTCCAGAAGAAGTGGCACGGGTAGCCCTTTTCCTGGCTTCGGAAGAGGCCTCCTTCGTCAATGGGGCGGTCATCACTGTAGATGGCGGGACGATGGCCGGAGCGGGATAG
- a CDS encoding FAD-dependent oxidoreductase, with the protein MERETSGQETRDLLIIGAGAAGLSTAIYAARRRAQVAAFTMPGVGRLAKAGHIETYLGFPEPIPGPELLARGIQQARNFGAEIIEKEIVNARIHADGTFILHTADGISYRGLALVIATGAERQSTGVRGEEEFYRKGVHECVLCDGPLYAGEAVAFIGSGNLAATEALEMTEFTERITVFTHGLPLEMSPALQERLRAHQIPIRHDKIVAFRGDNFLTGLELDSGEVVPVTAAFLTLGSASALRFATALGLDMDQEMRYIAVDRDTRTNVPGVFAAGDVTGKPLQIATAVGDGCRAALAALEYIKERRG; encoded by the coding sequence ATGGAAAGAGAAACATCTGGGCAAGAGACTCGTGATCTTCTCATTATCGGTGCGGGGGCGGCGGGGCTCTCCACGGCTATCTACGCGGCGCGACGCCGTGCTCAAGTGGCGGCGTTCACCATGCCTGGAGTAGGGCGGTTGGCTAAGGCTGGCCACATCGAAACTTACTTGGGCTTTCCAGAACCTATCCCCGGACCCGAACTCTTGGCCCGAGGGATACAGCAAGCCCGCAACTTCGGGGCCGAAATTATCGAGAAGGAAATCGTGAACGCGCGCATTCATGCAGACGGTACTTTTATCCTCCACACTGCCGATGGCATCTCTTATCGTGGCCTGGCGTTGGTCATCGCCACGGGCGCGGAGCGCCAGTCCACTGGGGTGCGGGGCGAAGAGGAGTTCTACCGCAAGGGGGTACACGAATGTGTGCTGTGTGACGGCCCCCTCTATGCTGGCGAGGCGGTGGCGTTCATCGGCAGTGGCAATCTGGCCGCCACCGAGGCTCTGGAGATGACTGAATTCACCGAGCGCATCACCGTTTTCACTCATGGCTTGCCGCTAGAAATGTCCCCAGCGCTCCAGGAAAGGTTGCGGGCGCACCAGATTCCCATTCGACACGACAAGATCGTAGCCTTTCGCGGCGATAATTTCCTGACCGGCCTGGAGTTAGACTCTGGCGAGGTGGTACCAGTGACAGCGGCGTTCCTCACGTTAGGCTCAGCCTCCGCGTTGCGCTTTGCAACCGCGCTGGGCTTGGACATGGACCAGGAGATGCGCTATATCGCGGTGGACCGCGACACTAGGACCAATGTGCCCGGGGTGTTCGCTGCAGGGGACGTAACTGGCAAACCCCTCCAGATAGCGACTGCAGTAGGAGATGGCTGTCGGGCTGCTCTGGCAGCGCTGGAGTACATCAAGGAACGCAGAGGGTGA
- a CDS encoding lamin tail domain-containing protein, giving the protein MNTAFRCLLLLAILPLLLLGTPSAAKLADVTPIPSILIYMPITQCGHIGGPSDLRIADILYDQTDEIVTIENRGGPQAMAGWRLLSVVGSQTYYFPADCVIPALGRVRIHSGPDAIDVPPLDLFWTRSYIWRNAGDEAILYDADGQQISRWRY; this is encoded by the coding sequence ATGAACACTGCGTTCCGCTGTCTGTTGTTGCTGGCGATATTGCCACTGCTTCTACTCGGCACTCCCAGCGCGGCGAAGTTGGCCGATGTTACCCCCATCCCCAGCATTCTTATATACATGCCTATTACCCAGTGCGGCCACATTGGTGGCCCCAGTGACCTGCGCATCGCCGATATCCTCTACGACCAGACTGATGAGATAGTGACCATCGAGAACCGTGGCGGGCCACAGGCGATGGCTGGTTGGAGGCTCCTCAGCGTCGTTGGTTCGCAGACCTACTACTTCCCCGCCGACTGTGTAATCCCAGCCCTTGGCCGCGTGCGAATCCACAGTGGCCCCGACGCCATCGATGTGCCACCGTTGGATCTATTCTGGACAAGGTCGTATATTTGGCGGAACGCTGGCGACGAGGCCATCCTCTATGACGCGGACGGCCAACAGATCTCGCGGTGGAGATATTAG
- the lpdA gene encoding dihydrolipoyl dehydrogenase, giving the protein MAVKDILIIGAGPGGYVAALRAAQLGASVTLVEKEALGGVCLNWGCIPTKTLLRSAEVYTLARDTAKYGVRVNGDVTPDWPVMQKRKADVVKRLSGGVGVLLDKAGVEIVKGTAKFISPTTVEVDGQRIEGRNIIIATGSRSAQPPIPGADGPRVIDSTAALALESLPASLAIIGAGAIGVEFATLFAQLGVKVTVVEMLPAVLPTLDEELGAEIARQLKRLKVETYVGAQVSSIEHGDRTARLIFSQGGTQKTVEGDLVLMAVGRRPNVEVLDLAAAGVKAEKSGIVVDEHLRTNVPHIYAVGDVTGKMLLAHVAMHQGMVAAENALGNERTICYESVPSCVFSSPEVATVGLSEKQAVEQGYKVRVGRFPFRANGKALASGEYDGFVKVVADEQYGQVLGVHIVGPHASDLIHEAALAIAMEATLDEIESTVHAHPTLSEALAEAASGAAGRAIHLPKM; this is encoded by the coding sequence GTGGCTGTCAAGGATATCCTCATCATTGGTGCGGGGCCAGGTGGCTATGTGGCTGCCTTACGTGCAGCACAACTTGGCGCCAGCGTCACCTTGGTGGAGAAAGAAGCCCTGGGCGGGGTATGTCTCAACTGGGGTTGCATCCCCACCAAAACTCTTCTCCGCAGCGCCGAGGTCTATACCCTGGCCCGTGATACTGCGAAGTATGGCGTCCGGGTCAATGGCGATGTGACACCCGACTGGCCAGTCATGCAGAAACGCAAGGCCGACGTGGTCAAGCGACTCTCAGGAGGCGTGGGAGTCTTACTCGACAAAGCCGGCGTCGAGATAGTGAAAGGCACGGCGAAGTTCATATCACCTACAACCGTGGAGGTGGATGGCCAGCGTATCGAGGGCCGGAACATTATCATCGCTACCGGCTCTCGCTCCGCCCAACCTCCTATCCCCGGGGCCGATGGTCCGCGGGTCATAGATAGCACTGCTGCCTTGGCCCTGGAGTCACTGCCTGCCAGCCTGGCCATCATCGGCGCAGGGGCCATCGGCGTGGAGTTCGCCACCCTTTTCGCGCAACTCGGCGTCAAAGTAACAGTGGTAGAGATGCTGCCCGCTGTTCTGCCCACGCTGGACGAAGAACTGGGGGCCGAGATCGCTCGCCAGTTAAAGCGGCTCAAAGTGGAGACGTACGTCGGGGCACAGGTCTCCAGCATCGAGCACGGGGATCGGACGGCGCGATTGATCTTCTCCCAGGGAGGGACGCAGAAGACGGTAGAAGGGGACCTGGTGCTCATGGCTGTGGGACGGCGGCCCAACGTCGAGGTGCTAGACCTGGCAGCGGCAGGAGTGAAGGCCGAGAAATCCGGGATCGTGGTGGATGAGCATCTGCGGACTAACGTGCCGCACATCTACGCCGTCGGCGATGTAACGGGCAAGATGCTCCTGGCCCACGTGGCAATGCATCAGGGCATGGTGGCCGCGGAGAATGCCCTCGGAAACGAACGCACCATCTGCTATGAAAGTGTCCCTTCTTGCGTTTTCTCTTCGCCTGAAGTGGCCACGGTTGGATTGAGCGAGAAGCAGGCGGTGGAACAGGGCTATAAAGTGCGTGTCGGGCGGTTCCCCTTCCGCGCCAACGGCAAGGCACTGGCCAGTGGAGAATACGATGGGTTTGTAAAGGTGGTGGCCGATGAGCAGTACGGTCAGGTGCTGGGTGTGCACATCGTTGGCCCACATGCCAGCGATCTGATCCACGAGGCGGCATTGGCTATCGCTATGGAGGCTACACTGGATGAGATCGAGAGCACCGTGCACGCTCATCCCACACTGAGCGAGGCCTTGGCCGAGGCGGCATCGGGTGCCGCAGGTCGGGCCATCCATCTACCGAAAATGTGA
- a CDS encoding ClbS/DfsB family four-helix bundle protein produces MTKAELIAAMNENSAALLKVVEGLEESERRMPGAVGQWSVHDVVGHIGYWDGEALKAFPNFFETGCEPYCFEIKEGELDHWNDRAVQERRAWSWERVLEEFFTVRGRTMALLDEINDEDLKREGTYPWSQVGPLGKLILIDLDHEREHIEALRKWRAKIKPGA; encoded by the coding sequence ATGACCAAGGCGGAATTGATTGCGGCGATGAACGAGAACTCCGCGGCATTGTTGAAGGTCGTGGAGGGACTAGAGGAAAGTGAGCGACGAATGCCCGGCGCAGTCGGGCAGTGGTCGGTACACGATGTAGTGGGCCACATTGGCTACTGGGATGGTGAGGCGCTCAAGGCCTTCCCCAACTTCTTCGAGACTGGCTGTGAACCCTATTGCTTCGAAATCAAAGAGGGCGAACTGGACCACTGGAACGACCGTGCCGTCCAGGAACGGCGAGCCTGGTCATGGGAGCGGGTGCTGGAGGAGTTCTTCACCGTGCGCGGACGGACGATGGCGCTCCTGGACGAAATCAACGATGAGGACTTAAAGCGCGAAGGGACCTACCCGTGGAGCCAGGTAGGGCCATTGGGTAAACTGATCCTCATCGATTTGGATCACGAACGCGAGCACATCGAGGCGCTCAGAAAGTGGCGGGCGAAGATCAAGCCAGGCGCCTGA
- a CDS encoding sugar phosphate isomerase/epimerase, which produces MYIGFSLPLDLVLGWLESRIQGPWEKAFRDIPEPLAFLHNLGIRYIELKLPVEATPVGVSTAYNHLRDVGFEVCYHLPSAHHFERERVRRTAKSYGQRISALTEAVIHSGGNPTVVVMHGYASPVLNKNVVHRRTIWVGRVLAHVLGRVGWTVSLELCAQQKGITRSGETYDEILYDVERVKSGLLHACWDWGNATANALLGLMPFTPRVEYLQRVVHVHAHDCRDGVTHLPLGSGSVPLAEYARALEVMGYQGAVILQLWPELMTQPAEFPRHVEESVSRLMDAIKQHSALSLPDSHSYLTQPAAR; this is translated from the coding sequence ATGTACATCGGCTTCAGTTTGCCCCTCGACCTGGTCTTGGGATGGCTTGAAAGCAGGATTCAGGGCCCTTGGGAAAAAGCATTCCGAGATATCCCTGAACCATTGGCTTTCTTGCATAATCTGGGGATCAGGTATATCGAGCTGAAACTGCCAGTCGAAGCAACACCCGTCGGGGTAAGCACAGCCTACAACCATCTGCGCGACGTCGGCTTTGAGGTCTGCTACCATCTGCCCTCCGCGCACCATTTCGAGCGCGAGCGGGTGCGGAGAACAGCGAAGTCCTACGGTCAGCGCATAAGTGCGTTGACAGAGGCAGTGATCCACAGCGGTGGCAACCCAACAGTTGTGGTCATGCATGGCTATGCCAGCCCCGTTCTTAACAAAAACGTGGTCCACCGGCGCACCATCTGGGTTGGCCGCGTGTTGGCCCACGTGCTCGGCCGCGTTGGCTGGACGGTTTCATTGGAGTTGTGCGCCCAGCAGAAGGGGATCACGCGCTCCGGGGAGACCTATGACGAGATCCTGTATGACGTCGAGCGCGTCAAGTCCGGGCTCCTCCACGCATGTTGGGATTGGGGGAACGCCACTGCCAATGCTCTTCTCGGGTTGATGCCATTCACCCCGCGAGTGGAGTACTTGCAGCGGGTGGTTCACGTGCATGCTCACGATTGCCGTGATGGGGTCACTCACCTGCCCTTAGGCTCAGGCTCCGTACCGTTGGCCGAGTACGCTCGAGCATTAGAAGTTATGGGCTATCAGGGAGCAGTGATCCTGCAACTTTGGCCCGAACTTATGACACAGCCAGCCGAGTTTCCACGCCACGTGGAAGAGAGCGTGTCGCGGCTGATGGACGCCATTAAGCAGCATTCCGCCCTTTCATTGCCAGATTCGCACTCGTATCTTACTCAACCCGCCGCACGATAA